One genomic window of Mucilaginibacter sp. SJ includes the following:
- a CDS encoding S8 family serine peptidase — translation MKHLLITIIFIFSVKAAVYAQASPPRDWHMLDFVQDHVYGISVEKAYQTLLKDKHSTPVLVAVIDGGIDTLHEDLRSVLWHNPREKNNGMDNDGNGYKADIYGWNFLGNRNNVNTNVVEDSEESQRIYFQYKARFENISPSALKTRHDQDLYGMWSKSKQLISDKVTEDGKKFDAWFKKFQYYNSFLSKNLGKEEYTIGELINYDPINTEAREMKSGFLSLTHGSPSKYTNKQLYLIVARRYKHYLKSGPKFPDNAPVDFRSPIIKDDENNLSDRYYGNNNVRAEKCDHGTHVSGIIAADRNNGLGIKGIADNVKIMMVRAVPDGDEHDKDIACAIRYAVDNGAQIINMSFGKSISPGRQWVEDAIRYAEKKNVLIVKAAGNDGINIDSLAVFPTAAYLDGPRKAANVITVGASSASFNDNKLIAPFSNYGKANVDVFAPGVNIYSTVEGGNTYKAMSGTSMACPVVTGLAALLKSYYPKLSAVQIKKIIEASVFKIDQPVMKPGTDEEVPMSDLAKTGGIVNAYNALLLAQRLK, via the coding sequence ATGAAACACCTATTAATAACAATAATATTTATTTTCTCCGTAAAAGCTGCCGTCTATGCACAAGCATCTCCCCCCCGGGACTGGCACATGCTCGACTTTGTCCAGGATCATGTCTATGGTATAAGCGTAGAAAAAGCCTATCAAACCCTGTTAAAAGACAAGCACTCCACACCGGTATTAGTTGCAGTGATCGATGGAGGTATCGATACCCTACATGAAGATCTGAGATCTGTGCTGTGGCATAACCCACGCGAGAAAAATAACGGAATGGATAATGACGGAAACGGTTATAAAGCGGATATATACGGTTGGAATTTTTTGGGGAACCGCAATAATGTAAACACAAATGTTGTAGAGGACAGTGAAGAGTCGCAACGTATATATTTTCAATATAAAGCACGTTTCGAAAACATTAGCCCGTCAGCACTGAAAACACGTCATGACCAGGATTTGTATGGCATGTGGTCTAAGAGTAAACAGCTTATTTCGGATAAAGTAACAGAGGATGGTAAAAAGTTCGATGCCTGGTTTAAAAAGTTTCAATATTACAACTCATTCCTGTCCAAAAATTTAGGAAAGGAAGAGTATACGATTGGGGAGTTAATAAACTATGACCCGATAAATACCGAGGCGCGCGAAATGAAAAGCGGTTTTCTTTCCCTTACACACGGCTCTCCTTCAAAATACACCAATAAACAGCTTTACTTAATTGTTGCCCGGAGGTATAAGCATTATTTAAAGTCAGGGCCAAAGTTTCCGGACAACGCCCCAGTTGATTTTCGTAGCCCCATCATTAAAGATGATGAAAATAATTTGTCGGACCGGTATTACGGAAATAACAATGTAAGAGCTGAGAAATGTGATCATGGCACACATGTATCAGGTATCATTGCAGCTGACCGGAATAATGGACTGGGTATTAAGGGAATTGCCGACAATGTAAAGATCATGATGGTAAGAGCCGTGCCTGATGGTGATGAGCATGATAAAGACATTGCATGTGCTATAAGATATGCCGTAGATAATGGCGCGCAAATTATCAATATGAGTTTTGGCAAATCAATTTCCCCGGGGCGCCAATGGGTTGAAGATGCGATCCGTTACGCGGAAAAGAAAAATGTGCTGATCGTAAAAGCTGCCGGGAATGATGGAATAAACATTGATAGTTTAGCCGTCTTTCCAACAGCGGCATATCTCGATGGCCCTCGGAAAGCGGCCAATGTAATTACCGTAGGAGCCAGTTCAGCGAGTTTTAATGACAATAAGTTGATAGCACCTTTTTCAAATTATGGAAAAGCTAATGTAGACGTATTTGCTCCCGGGGTTAATATTTATTCTACTGTTGAGGGAGGCAATACCTATAAAGCTATGAGTGGAACCAGTATGGCATGCCCGGTGGTAACCGGTTTGGCCGCCTTATTAAAATCCTATTACCCTAAGCTTTCCGCTGTTCAGATTAAAAAAATAATTGAAGCATCCGTCTTTAAAATTGACCAGCCGGTTATGAAACCGGGGACGGACGAAGAGGTTCCTATGAGCGATTTAGCAAAGACCGGAGGTATTGTGAATGCGTACAACGCATTGTTACTGGCTCAGCGACTTAAGTAA
- a CDS encoding DUF4369 domain-containing protein — MKKTIAAIISLCLPILISAQTVRPSNNSDTNAGAGKAIKYKPFIVDGYIKGMDDGYVKLIYSKTRDNDKRSFVRDSVLVKNGRFSINGNIDIPTYALLENMRYLYQVNFWLDTTRQRFEGAIDNDDFKLTGSPTQDEDVLFHASYDAYSDKQGEANYELWSGKTRRESEAVIKRYQKASDSITNIKNEFAAQFVKTHPNSRVSMNYMFNCTAPGNEAYAERVFSYLTEELRESESGKTIVRKLNAIKGTTVGNVFPEFVLADIGGNLVKRSDFKGKYLLLRVGSSAEKFYSNSASELNSLKLLNDSYATKGFAIADIIVTIKDSASLSALLQTQKIPWIVLSGSSGQHPPITETLNITRFPSWFLVNPDGKLVARDLTIDDLSDKLKEICK; from the coding sequence ATGAAAAAAACTATTGCAGCTATCATAAGCCTTTGCTTGCCCATACTTATTTCAGCGCAAACCGTACGTCCCTCAAATAACAGCGACACAAATGCTGGTGCCGGTAAGGCTATAAAATACAAGCCCTTTATTGTTGATGGCTATATCAAAGGAATGGATGATGGCTATGTCAAACTAATATATTCAAAGACACGTGATAATGACAAAAGGAGTTTTGTTAGAGATTCTGTACTTGTCAAAAATGGACGCTTTTCTATTAATGGGAATATTGACATCCCGACATACGCCTTGCTTGAGAACATGCGCTATCTGTATCAGGTAAATTTCTGGCTCGATACCACACGCCAAAGATTTGAAGGGGCTATAGATAACGATGATTTCAAACTTACAGGATCGCCGACTCAGGACGAAGATGTGCTGTTCCATGCCTCATATGATGCCTACTCTGACAAGCAAGGTGAGGCGAACTACGAATTGTGGAGTGGAAAAACAAGAAGAGAAAGTGAGGCTGTAATTAAGAGGTATCAAAAGGCATCGGACTCAATAACCAACATCAAAAATGAGTTTGCCGCTCAATTCGTAAAAACACATCCTAATAGCCGGGTATCCATGAATTATATGTTCAATTGTACCGCTCCCGGTAATGAAGCTTATGCGGAAAGGGTTTTTAGCTATCTGACTGAAGAACTCCGGGAGTCGGAAAGCGGTAAAACAATCGTACGCAAGTTAAATGCAATTAAAGGCACAACGGTTGGTAACGTTTTCCCTGAGTTTGTTCTGGCCGACATTGGCGGGAATTTGGTAAAACGCTCTGATTTCAAAGGAAAATATTTGCTTTTGCGCGTGGGTAGCTCTGCTGAAAAATTTTATTCAAATTCTGCAAGTGAATTAAACAGTTTAAAGTTGTTAAACGATTCTTACGCTACAAAAGGATTTGCTATTGCAGACATCATTGTAACAATAAAAGACTCTGCTTCTTTGAGCGCTCTTTTACAAACTCAGAAAATACCTTGGATTGTTCTTTCTGGCTCAAGCGGACAACATCCCCCCATTACAGAAACGCTCAATATAACGCGATTCCCTTCCTGGTTTTTGGTTAACCCGGATGGAAAACTGGTCGCCCGGGATTTAACGATAGACGACTTATCAGATAAATTAAAGGAAATCTGCAAATAG
- a CDS encoding RagB/SusD family nutrient uptake outer membrane protein, protein MSIYIRNLFLLIIITSIVSCTKLIEIPASAPNQLSQLAQFADSATTMNAVAAVYTYATQQQPNVFAFASSAFATSTGLSSDELLTSSSSQTNLQFYSYSLTPANANVGTLWSASYQGLYTINAVIENVNTSQGLSASFKQQITGEMKVVRALYYFNLVNLFGPVPLVSSTNYKSNASLSRAPVDSIYSFIIADLKDAKKVLKPAYPSSGHLRPNLYTAEALLSKVYLYRQQWQDAYNEASTVINSKVYKLTTLPNVFLDGNSEAIWQILATNPNTYSATAEAAAFVPYYSPTPTYVLTPFLLKAFEPNDQRFNNWVGLSVIGKDSLYYPYKYKNVVPGATTEDCMIVRLAEVYLIRAEASVNLGSGSDALGDLNVVRKRAGLNGSTADPASKTAVMNAIMHERQVEMFTEWSARWFDLKRWGLAESILGTEKSGWQAFAALYPVPAPEIQNNVNLNQNSGY, encoded by the coding sequence ATGTCAATTTATATAAGAAACCTTTTCTTGTTAATTATCATTACCTCAATAGTTTCCTGTACGAAACTGATTGAAATTCCGGCAAGTGCTCCCAACCAGCTTTCTCAATTGGCGCAGTTTGCGGATAGTGCAACAACAATGAATGCTGTTGCTGCAGTTTATACATACGCTACGCAACAGCAACCCAATGTGTTTGCCTTTGCAAGTTCCGCTTTTGCTACCAGTACAGGACTTTCTTCTGATGAGTTATTGACTTCGTCCAGCAGCCAGACCAATTTGCAATTCTATAGCTACAGTTTAACACCGGCAAATGCCAATGTCGGGACACTTTGGTCAGCATCCTATCAGGGGCTGTACACCATAAATGCGGTTATTGAAAATGTAAACACTAGTCAAGGGTTGTCGGCGTCATTTAAACAGCAGATTACCGGTGAGATGAAGGTAGTTCGTGCATTATATTACTTCAATCTGGTCAACCTGTTTGGTCCGGTGCCTCTTGTTTCATCCACCAATTACAAGAGTAACGCATCCCTGTCCAGAGCGCCTGTCGACAGCATTTATAGTTTTATTATTGCTGATCTGAAAGATGCGAAGAAGGTGTTAAAACCGGCTTATCCATCCAGCGGACACTTACGCCCCAATCTTTACACCGCTGAGGCTTTATTATCCAAAGTATATTTATACAGGCAGCAGTGGCAGGACGCGTACAATGAAGCATCGACAGTAATCAATTCAAAAGTTTATAAATTGACAACCTTGCCCAATGTATTCCTGGATGGCAATTCAGAGGCTATATGGCAAATACTTGCAACCAACCCTAACACCTATTCGGCTACAGCTGAAGCCGCTGCTTTCGTACCTTATTATTCGCCAACACCAACATATGTATTAACCCCCTTTTTGTTAAAGGCATTTGAGCCCAATGATCAACGATTTAATAATTGGGTTGGGTTGAGTGTAATAGGTAAAGACTCTCTTTATTACCCATACAAATATAAGAATGTAGTACCGGGCGCAACCACTGAAGATTGTATGATTGTTCGGCTGGCAGAAGTATACCTGATCCGCGCCGAGGCTTCGGTAAACCTTGGAAGCGGATCAGATGCCCTGGGAGACTTAAACGTGGTGAGAAAGAGGGCGGGGCTAAATGGAAGCACGGCTGATCCGGCATCTAAGACAGCGGTTATGAATGCAATCATGCATGAACGACAGGTTGAAATGTTTACAGAATGGTCCGCGCGCTGGTTCGATTTGAAAAGATGGGGCCTTGCCGAAAGTATATTGGGGACAGAAAAATCCGGGTGGCAGGCTTTTGCGGCTTTATATCCCGTTCCCGCACCCGAAATTCAAAATAATGTAAATCTAAATCAGAATAGCGGCTATTAA
- a CDS encoding TlpA disulfide reductase family protein — protein MNLKVLLTCLLAAHLMLSGVSVFGKVASNTIAADTIKVGQDCGNFEMKTSTGKVYLSNALKGKIVLMDFWATWCSPCRKLTAEIDSLLAKYRGNKSFLMMGVNYREFKPEAATAYWKEHGYSFPMVSDNDDFGKKIGAGNPTIIIIDGDGIIRGRWDSYSPQTANEIEATVKKLLADLK, from the coding sequence ATGAATTTAAAGGTGCTTTTGACCTGTTTGCTTGCTGCGCATTTGATGCTGTCAGGTGTCTCTGTTTTTGGCAAAGTTGCATCAAATACAATCGCTGCTGACACTATAAAGGTTGGCCAGGATTGCGGAAATTTTGAGATGAAAACATCTACGGGGAAGGTATATCTCAGTAATGCCTTAAAAGGAAAAATAGTCTTAATGGACTTTTGGGCAACTTGGTGCTCCCCTTGCAGGAAATTAACTGCGGAAATTGACAGCCTGCTTGCTAAATATCGCGGGAATAAAAGCTTCCTGATGATGGGCGTTAATTACAGGGAATTCAAACCGGAGGCAGCTACTGCTTATTGGAAGGAACATGGTTATAGTTTTCCCATGGTATCTGATAATGATGATTTCGGAAAGAAGATCGGAGCTGGAAATCCAACCATAATAATCATAGATGGTGATGGTATAATCAGAGGGAGATGGGACAGTTATTCGCCACAAACTGCAAATGAGATAGAAGCAACGGTAAAAAAATTACTTGCCGATTTGAAATGA
- a CDS encoding FG-GAP-like repeat-containing protein — MRKKLLLGYAMLCCTALHAQSPDSKTHSKGFPVFPAITNTLIPGAPLLGQPILINGTEQEIRTEKHGLVYPSFFDWNHDGKTDMLLGEFETGETGSDIKVYLNIGTNKKPKYSGKFFYAKDIKGDTITNNQWCCIGIHPRIVDLNKDGYPDIISGQYDPGLISWWEGSPKGFLPRRFVPQEAYKENAKLSLSERDQLDPNSRNYWIYSSAGFGDFNGDGLPDLFVGGMGELRVALNVGTKDDPKFGMRKFLLGLDGLPLSVVPPSARDVERAKKEFRFPNFSGVIKSFITPVDWDGDGVLDLLVTHIYGDTTTKDPVVFFRGISTDKGLRFEKAKPLFTAEQAKKTFPGCQPNICVTDYNNDGIPDLVIGISLPTVNGFNIDSTVSWSYYQELGIEYPGKDAGEQIQYAGGLDKLIKRAETEPGMKRYFLGKLEDYKYLTLRHRGYVYVMLGKKNPQKAVLQTGVIAHEEEKAPLNENSTSKSDGPVSYMVKTPGVMRLMQEGTIEVKFSFKKGWYGYANTKGNIAAGWIPTDVKFDLPDGMEAVGPIVMPEKQFKGVTEVYKGDSVIFFQKIRLKGKSKTGNTRIGNEYMVGVTVQYQTCNEEMCLPPVVERNELKVNTAW, encoded by the coding sequence GTGAGAAAAAAACTCCTTCTAGGTTATGCTATGCTTTGCTGTACGGCGTTGCATGCACAAAGTCCGGATAGCAAAACGCATTCAAAAGGATTTCCAGTTTTTCCTGCAATAACAAATACCCTTATTCCTGGTGCTCCATTGTTGGGACAGCCCATTTTGATCAATGGCACCGAACAAGAGATAAGAACAGAAAAACATGGACTTGTATATCCTTCTTTTTTTGACTGGAATCATGACGGTAAAACGGATATGTTGCTCGGCGAGTTTGAGACCGGCGAAACAGGCTCGGATATCAAAGTATATCTGAATATTGGCACGAACAAAAAACCTAAATATTCAGGAAAATTCTTTTATGCTAAGGATATAAAAGGAGACACAATTACCAATAACCAATGGTGTTGTATCGGCATTCATCCGAGGATTGTTGATTTAAATAAGGATGGCTATCCGGATATAATTAGCGGGCAATACGATCCCGGACTGATATCCTGGTGGGAAGGCTCTCCAAAAGGGTTTTTGCCAAGAAGATTTGTTCCGCAGGAGGCCTACAAGGAAAATGCGAAGCTTTCTCTTTCCGAAAGGGATCAGCTTGATCCTAATTCCAGGAACTATTGGATTTATTCGTCCGCCGGTTTTGGCGATTTCAATGGGGACGGTCTTCCAGACCTGTTCGTCGGAGGAATGGGTGAGCTTCGTGTTGCGTTGAATGTTGGTACAAAGGATGATCCTAAGTTCGGGATGCGCAAGTTCCTGCTGGGCTTGGACGGATTGCCTCTAAGTGTAGTTCCGCCATCAGCCAGGGATGTAGAACGGGCCAAAAAGGAATTCAGGTTCCCCAATTTTTCAGGTGTCATAAAAAGTTTTATCACGCCGGTAGACTGGGACGGAGATGGCGTGCTGGATTTACTCGTTACTCATATATACGGAGATACTACCACTAAAGATCCCGTTGTTTTTTTTCGGGGGATATCTACAGATAAAGGATTGCGTTTTGAAAAAGCCAAGCCATTATTTACCGCCGAACAGGCAAAAAAAACATTTCCGGGCTGCCAACCGAATATTTGCGTAACCGACTACAACAATGATGGCATTCCTGATTTGGTCATAGGCATATCTCTTCCCACAGTTAACGGCTTTAACATTGATTCAACGGTCTCCTGGTCTTATTATCAAGAACTGGGAATTGAATACCCTGGTAAAGATGCCGGTGAGCAAATTCAGTATGCAGGCGGTTTGGATAAATTGATTAAAAGAGCAGAAACCGAACCTGGAATGAAAAGATATTTTTTGGGAAAATTAGAAGATTATAAATATCTCACATTAAGACACCGGGGGTATGTATATGTCATGTTGGGAAAGAAAAATCCTCAAAAAGCAGTATTGCAAACAGGTGTAATAGCACATGAAGAAGAGAAAGCACCCCTTAATGAAAATTCAACCAGTAAAAGTGACGGCCCCGTTTCGTATATGGTAAAAACGCCGGGAGTAATGAGGTTGATGCAGGAAGGGACAATCGAGGTGAAATTTTCTTTTAAAAAAGGTTGGTATGGGTATGCTAACACTAAGGGTAACATCGCCGCTGGCTGGATACCAACCGATGTCAAATTTGACTTGCCGGACGGAATGGAAGCTGTAGGCCCGATAGTAATGCCTGAAAAGCAGTTCAAAGGGGTAACAGAGGTATACAAAGGAGATAGTGTTATCTTTTTTCAAAAAATCAGGTTGAAAGGAAAATCAAAAACAGGCAATACGAGAATAGGAAATGAATATATGGTTGGTGTAACCGTACAGTATCAAACCTGTAATGAAGAAATGTGTTTGCCTCCTGTTGTTGAAAGAAATGAATTAAAAGTAAATACCGCCTGGTGA
- a CDS encoding M16 family metallopeptidase, with protein MRVGHLSNGFTYFIRHNEAPKDRVVMYLANKIGSIVETDDQRGLAHFMEHMSFNGTKHYPKNELVDYLQKVGVRFGADINAYTNFDETVYQLPLPSDKPDVLANGLQIMRDWAQDATLDPTEIDKERGVVLEEKRLGKGASERMRRQYYPVLLNGSRYSQRIPIGTDEVLNGFKPEAIRQFYHDWYRPDLQGLIVVGDIDVDQMEQLVKAKFSDLKNPSKEQPRIKYGVSLVAKNQFIALTDPEKTSTSMEVMIKYQQPDLKTTTDFRSMIIRDLFDQLLSARFSELSRQADPPFIQGGAGIGELPGGLAMFDASVTAKPGELERGMKAVWREIERIKRFGFTQTELDRVKSGYLNRFTSALKEKNKTSSNDYVQEYLQFFLKGTAAPGIETEARLVQHELPNITLSDLNSLVKERLADHDRDILITAPAKDKNGLPDAALVDSWLKAVVAEKLSPYIDAMSSKPLLAKEPIAGKIVSEQRDEVLGTTTLTLSNGVKVLLKPTDFKNDQIVFTAFSPGGTSLYSDLDFQSASNAAGIINASGAGNYTPTELGKYLVGKQVRIIPYIGERLQGINGLSTPQDLETALMLIYAKLTEPRLDTNVFKSIIDRSKASLANRANDPTSVFQDSITTIANNYNIRRTGPSLTKLEQIDLERAFHIYQERFADASALTFVFVGSLDLEKIKPLLAKYIGSLPATHKHEQAIDLGIHLAEGRIEKNIYKGTEPKATVNLVFSGKFDYNAVNKVLLDALKENLEIRLIERLRENESGVYSPAVSANASKFPTPRYSFVISFGCAPQNVDKLIVSTLDEIEKLKTVGPMQVNIDKYRAEATRLHETQIKTNTFWLSYLNEQLQNEDDLHLTDNYSVMVNHVDQANIKMVAQRYLGGSNLMRFVLLPEN; from the coding sequence GTGAGGGTTGGACATTTATCGAATGGTTTCACTTACTTTATTCGCCACAACGAAGCGCCGAAAGATCGGGTCGTGATGTACCTGGCCAACAAAATTGGTTCCATCGTGGAAACAGATGACCAGCGCGGTCTGGCACATTTTATGGAGCATATGAGCTTTAACGGCACCAAGCACTACCCCAAAAATGAATTGGTGGATTATTTGCAGAAAGTTGGTGTGCGTTTTGGCGCAGATATTAATGCCTATACCAACTTTGATGAAACGGTCTACCAGTTGCCGCTGCCCTCGGATAAACCGGATGTTTTGGCTAATGGCTTGCAGATCATGCGGGACTGGGCGCAAGACGCAACGCTCGACCCAACAGAGATCGATAAGGAACGCGGGGTTGTCTTGGAGGAAAAGCGTTTGGGCAAAGGTGCATCTGAACGAATGAGGCGGCAATACTATCCGGTACTGCTTAACGGATCGCGTTATTCGCAACGGATACCTATTGGAACTGATGAAGTATTGAATGGATTTAAGCCTGAAGCAATAAGGCAGTTTTACCATGATTGGTATCGTCCCGACCTGCAGGGCCTGATCGTGGTAGGTGATATCGATGTAGATCAGATGGAACAATTGGTCAAAGCCAAGTTCAGTGATCTCAAAAATCCATCAAAGGAGCAGCCGAGAATTAAGTACGGTGTATCGCTGGTCGCCAAGAATCAGTTCATCGCATTGACCGATCCTGAAAAAACTTCGACCAGTATGGAGGTTATGATCAAATACCAGCAACCTGATCTGAAAACTACCACCGATTTTCGGTCAATGATCATTCGTGATTTATTCGATCAATTACTCAGTGCGCGTTTCTCAGAATTGTCCCGCCAGGCAGATCCTCCGTTTATTCAGGGTGGTGCCGGTATAGGTGAGCTGCCGGGTGGCCTGGCTATGTTCGATGCAAGTGTAACAGCAAAACCTGGTGAGTTGGAGCGTGGTATGAAAGCAGTTTGGCGGGAGATAGAACGGATCAAACGTTTTGGTTTTACACAGACCGAGTTAGATAGGGTCAAATCTGGCTATCTTAACCGCTTTACTTCCGCCTTGAAGGAAAAAAATAAGACTTCTTCGAATGATTATGTACAAGAATATCTTCAGTTTTTTTTAAAGGGGACTGCCGCACCGGGTATCGAAACGGAGGCCCGCCTGGTACAGCATGAATTGCCGAATATCACGCTATCTGATCTGAATTCATTGGTTAAGGAACGCCTGGCCGATCATGATCGTGATATTTTAATCACGGCACCTGCCAAAGATAAGAATGGTTTGCCGGATGCTGCTTTGGTTGATAGCTGGTTGAAAGCGGTAGTTGCCGAAAAACTATCGCCTTACATCGATGCGATGAGCAGCAAACCCTTATTGGCTAAGGAACCAATAGCCGGAAAAATTGTTAGCGAGCAAAGAGATGAAGTCTTAGGGACAACAACGTTGACCTTAAGCAATGGCGTTAAAGTGCTCTTGAAGCCGACTGATTTTAAGAATGATCAAATCGTTTTCACTGCATTCTCTCCGGGCGGGACGTCTTTATACAGCGATCTCGATTTCCAGTCTGCAAGTAACGCGGCGGGAATCATCAATGCAAGCGGCGCAGGTAATTATACACCTACGGAATTAGGCAAATACCTGGTTGGAAAGCAGGTCCGTATTATTCCGTATATTGGGGAACGATTACAGGGCATCAATGGCTTATCAACGCCGCAGGACTTGGAGACCGCTTTGATGTTGATCTATGCGAAACTGACCGAGCCGAGATTGGACACTAATGTATTCAAGAGCATCATTGACCGCAGCAAGGCGAGTTTAGCCAATCGTGCTAATGACCCCACCAGTGTTTTCCAGGACAGTATTACTACGATAGCAAACAATTATAACATCAGGCGTACCGGCCCATCATTGACTAAACTGGAACAAATTGACCTGGAGCGCGCCTTCCATATTTATCAGGAACGGTTCGCTGACGCTTCAGCGCTCACTTTTGTATTTGTAGGTAGTCTCGATCTGGAAAAGATCAAACCATTACTGGCAAAATATATTGGCAGTTTACCGGCAACTCATAAACATGAACAAGCGATAGACCTGGGCATTCACCTGGCTGAAGGCAGGATCGAAAAGAATATTTATAAAGGTACGGAACCTAAAGCTACTGTCAATCTGGTATTTTCCGGAAAGTTCGATTATAATGCAGTCAATAAAGTCTTGTTGGATGCACTGAAAGAAAACCTGGAGATACGTTTGATCGAACGTTTACGTGAGAATGAAAGCGGAGTCTATAGCCCCGCTGTTTCAGCGAATGCAAGTAAGTTCCCAACGCCTCGTTATAGTTTCGTGATCAGCTTCGGTTGTGCCCCTCAAAATGTCGATAAACTCATCGTATCAACGTTGGATGAAATAGAAAAATTGAAAACTGTAGGACCAATGCAAGTCAATATCGACAAGTATAGAGCCGAGGCCACAAGATTACATGAGACACAGATAAAGACAAATACTTTCTGGCTGAGCTATTTAAATGAACAATTGCAGAATGAGGATGACCTGCATCTGACCGATAATTATAGCGTAATGGTGAACCACGTCGACCAGGCAAATATTAAAATGGTAGCGCAACGCTATTTAGGTGGAAGTAACTTAATGCGCTTTGTTTTGTTGCCTGAGAATTAA